A single genomic interval of Halobacillus halophilus DSM 2266 harbors:
- the yaaA gene encoding S4 domain-containing protein YaaA: MSERIEISTEYIPLGQFLKLSNVVESGGMVKLFLSEFEVFVNGELENRRGRKLYLGDTVEIEEFGSFTVVREE, translated from the coding sequence ATGAGCGAACGTATTGAAATATCAACGGAATATATCCCGCTTGGTCAGTTTCTAAAATTATCCAACGTTGTGGAATCTGGTGGAATGGTTAAATTATTCCTTAGTGAATTTGAAGTTTTTGTAAATGGAGAGTTGGAAAACCGTCGTGGGCGTAAGCTTTACCTGGGAGATACAGTCGAAATAGAAGAGTTTGGCAGCTTCACGGTTGTACGTGAAGAATAA
- the recF gene encoding DNA replication/repair protein RecF (All proteins in this family for which functions are known are DNA-binding proteins that assist the filamentation of RecA onto DNA for the initiation of recombination or recombinational repair.), translating into MYIHELSLRSFRNYDQLSLTFDHKINVIIGENAQGKTNLMEAIYALAFTKSHRTPRDKELIQWDAEYGKIKGSIFKRNRRFPLEIVISTKGKKAKLNHIEQKRLSDYIGALNVVMFAPEDLNLVKGSPQVRRRFIDMEIGQIQPTYIYHLGQYQKILRQRNHLLKDLQRKPHADRTMLGVLTDQLMEHAATIVDRRFKFMQLLRSWATPIHEGISRKLEKLDISYNASVKVSEDMNLDTIKKIYMEKFSEIETKEIERGTTLAGPHRDDLIFYVNGKDVQTYGSQGQQRTTALSLKLAEIELIHSEVGEYPILLLDDVLSELDDYRQSHLLHTIQGKVQTFVSTTSIDGIEHEALEHAEIFHVREGTIEVEK; encoded by the coding sequence ATGTACATTCATGAGCTGTCGCTTCGGTCGTTTCGAAATTATGATCAATTGTCCCTGACATTCGATCATAAGATAAATGTCATTATTGGTGAAAACGCCCAGGGAAAGACCAATTTGATGGAAGCGATCTATGCTTTAGCCTTTACAAAATCACACCGGACCCCGAGGGATAAAGAATTAATACAATGGGACGCCGAGTATGGTAAAATAAAAGGGAGTATATTTAAACGGAATCGCCGTTTTCCTCTCGAGATTGTCATTTCGACCAAAGGGAAAAAAGCGAAATTAAATCATATTGAACAAAAGCGCCTTAGTGACTACATAGGTGCTTTGAATGTCGTTATGTTTGCACCTGAGGATCTTAACCTGGTCAAGGGAAGCCCTCAGGTGCGTCGTCGGTTTATCGACATGGAAATCGGACAGATTCAACCGACGTATATCTATCATTTAGGACAATATCAAAAGATCCTCCGTCAGCGTAATCACCTGCTGAAAGATTTGCAGCGTAAGCCTCACGCTGACCGGACGATGCTTGGCGTATTGACGGATCAGTTGATGGAGCATGCAGCGACGATTGTGGATCGAAGGTTTAAGTTTATGCAGCTGCTCCGTTCATGGGCTACTCCCATTCATGAAGGAATAAGCCGGAAACTAGAAAAACTTGATATTTCTTATAATGCAAGTGTCAAAGTATCAGAGGATATGAATTTGGACACAATAAAGAAAATATACATGGAAAAATTTTCAGAAATTGAAACAAAGGAAATTGAAAGGGGGACTACGCTTGCGGGTCCCCACCGGGATGATCTTATATTTTATGTGAATGGAAAAGATGTTCAGACCTATGGTTCCCAGGGACAGCAGAGAACAACTGCCCTCTCACTGAAGCTTGCGGAAATTGAACTCATTCATAGTGAAGTCGGCGAGTACCCCATCCTTCTTCTCGATGATGTGCTCAGCGAACTGGACGATTACCGGCAGTCCCATCTGCTTCATACCATTCAGGGGAAAGTTCAAACCTTTGTTTCAACGACTAGTATAGATGGAATTGAACATGAAGCTTTGGAGCATGCAGAGATCTTTCATGTTAGAGAAGGAACGATCGAAGTAGAGAAATGA
- the remB gene encoding extracellular matrix regulator RemB, whose protein sequence is MFIHIGDDHVIQSKDVVAIIDHSLMTSSSIIEEMIFNQRKNRRVVETEEDHVKAIVITNDYIYFSPLSVFTLKKRANMKTTLNKLEDFSEESGG, encoded by the coding sequence TTGTTCATTCATATCGGTGACGATCATGTCATCCAATCAAAAGATGTGGTAGCGATTATCGATCACAGTTTGATGACATCGTCCTCTATTATCGAGGAAATGATTTTTAATCAGCGGAAAAACAGACGCGTGGTGGAAACAGAAGAAGATCATGTGAAAGCCATCGTCATTACAAATGATTATATATATTTCAGCCCGCTTTCCGTATTCACTTTAAAGAAGAGGGCCAATATGAAGACCACGTTAAATAAACTGGAAGACTTCTCAGAAGAGTCAGGTGGGTAA
- the dnaN gene encoding DNA polymerase III subunit beta — MKFIIQREQLMQSVQDVMKAISSRTTIPILTGMKLEVSEEGVKLTGSDSDISIESFIPQEEDGIVYVENIEPGSLVLQAKYFPDIVRKLPQNTVEIESDNYRNVTIRSGNAEFHLNGQDPEEYPQLPQLHTEDSFELPIDLLKNLIRQTVFAVSTSETRPILTGVHVRIANGELEFIATDSHRLASRKIPLEHPEGKNLPPVVIPGKSLTELNKILDDSEDTIEVSVTENQVLFRTKHLYFLSRLLEGNYPETSRLIPEQSKTIVKIDTKELLQSVDRASLLAKENRNNVVRLVTKENNHLEITGNSPEVGNVVEEVTADEVNGEDLKISFSAKYMMDALKAVDYDQVKVEFTGAMRPFLIRPVDDEQILQLILPVRTY, encoded by the coding sequence ATGAAATTTATAATTCAGCGGGAGCAGTTGATGCAAAGCGTTCAGGATGTCATGAAAGCTATTTCATCAAGAACGACCATCCCTATTTTGACTGGAATGAAATTAGAAGTTAGTGAAGAGGGTGTAAAACTGACCGGAAGTGATTCAGATATCTCGATTGAATCTTTTATTCCACAAGAAGAAGATGGAATCGTTTATGTTGAAAACATTGAACCAGGGAGTCTAGTACTGCAGGCTAAGTATTTCCCTGATATCGTTCGTAAACTTCCACAAAACACCGTTGAAATTGAAAGTGATAATTACAGAAATGTTACTATTCGCTCAGGTAATGCTGAATTCCATTTGAATGGACAGGATCCTGAAGAATATCCCCAGCTTCCTCAGTTACATACCGAGGATAGCTTTGAGCTGCCTATTGATTTATTAAAGAATTTAATTCGTCAAACTGTATTTGCGGTATCGACTTCTGAAACAAGACCTATTTTGACAGGCGTTCACGTGCGTATCGCAAATGGAGAACTCGAATTTATTGCAACGGACAGCCATCGTCTGGCATCCAGGAAGATTCCATTGGAGCATCCAGAAGGCAAGAATCTGCCCCCAGTCGTCATTCCAGGTAAAAGCTTAACTGAACTGAATAAAATTCTTGATGATTCAGAAGATACGATCGAAGTAAGTGTCACGGAGAACCAGGTATTGTTCCGTACGAAGCACCTTTACTTCTTATCCAGACTTTTGGAAGGGAATTATCCAGAGACCTCGCGTTTAATTCCTGAACAGAGCAAAACAATTGTGAAAATCGACACGAAAGAATTGCTTCAATCTGTCGACAGGGCCTCTCTATTAGCAAAAGAAAATCGTAATAACGTCGTTCGTTTAGTTACGAAAGAAAACAACCACCTTGAAATCACAGGTAACTCACCTGAAGTAGGAAATGTGGTTGAAGAAGTAACAGCAGATGAAGTAAACGGCGAAGATCTAAAGATTTCTTTTAGTGCTAAATATATGATGGATGCTTTAAAAGCTGTGGATTATGATCAAGTAAAAGTAGAATTCACTGGAGCGATGCGTCCTTTCTTAATTCGTCCAGTAGATGACGAACAAATTCTCCAGCTGATCCTGCCTGTCCGCACCTACTGA
- the gyrB gene encoding DNA topoisomerase (ATP-hydrolyzing) subunit B: MKEDIIEKESYDESQIQVLEGLEAVRKRPGMYIGSTNEKGLHHLVWEIVDNSIDEAMAGHCDQIQVMIEKDNSISVTDNGRGIPVGIQEKTGRPAVEVIMTVLHAGGKFGGGGYKVSGGLHGVGASVVNALSSKLEVFVHRDGKIHYQAFHRGVPEEDLKVIGDTEITGTRIQFKPDEQIFTETVEYNFETLATRTRELAFLNRGLTISIEDKRTDEEPVSYYYEGGIRSYVEHLNRTREVLHEPFFIESEQDDISIEIALQYNDGFASNLYSYANNIHTYEGGTHESGFKTGLTRVINDYARKNNMFKDMDPNLTGDDVREGLTAIISIKHPDPQFEGQTKTKLGNSEARTVTDALFSEGFSKFLFENPNMARIVVEKGLMASRARMAAKKARELTRRKNALEVSNLPGKLADCSSKDPSISEIYVVEGDSAGGSAKQGRDRHFQAILPLRGKIINVEKARLDKILSNNEVRAIITALGTGIGEDFDISKARYHKIVIMTDADVDGAHIRTLLLTFFYRYMRPLIEHGYIYIAQPPLYKIQQGKAVYYTYSDKQLDTMLAELPNSPKPGVQRYKGLGEMNPEQLWETTMDPETRTLLQVSLEDAIGADETFDILMGDKVEPRRNFIEENAQYVQNLDV, translated from the coding sequence ATGAAGGAAGACATAATTGAAAAAGAATCCTATGATGAGAGCCAGATACAGGTACTGGAAGGGCTGGAAGCGGTTCGTAAACGCCCGGGAATGTATATTGGTTCGACGAACGAAAAAGGACTGCACCACCTTGTATGGGAAATTGTAGATAACAGTATTGACGAAGCGATGGCTGGTCACTGTGACCAGATCCAAGTGATGATTGAGAAAGATAACAGCATCTCCGTGACAGATAACGGCCGTGGAATTCCTGTAGGGATTCAGGAAAAGACAGGACGTCCTGCAGTAGAGGTCATTATGACGGTTCTTCACGCCGGAGGGAAATTTGGAGGAGGAGGTTATAAAGTCTCTGGAGGACTCCACGGTGTAGGGGCATCCGTTGTGAATGCTTTATCATCAAAACTTGAAGTATTCGTCCACCGTGATGGTAAGATTCACTACCAGGCTTTCCACCGCGGGGTGCCGGAAGAAGATTTGAAAGTCATCGGAGATACAGAAATTACTGGAACACGCATTCAGTTTAAACCGGATGAACAAATCTTTACCGAAACCGTTGAATATAACTTTGAAACACTGGCTACTCGTACACGAGAGCTTGCTTTTCTGAATCGCGGCTTAACGATTTCGATTGAAGATAAGCGTACAGATGAAGAGCCGGTAAGCTATTATTATGAGGGCGGTATTCGCTCTTATGTCGAGCATTTGAACCGTACGAGAGAAGTGCTCCACGAACCATTTTTCATAGAAAGTGAACAGGATGACATTTCTATTGAAATCGCCCTTCAGTATAATGATGGCTTTGCCAGCAATCTTTATTCGTATGCGAATAATATTCATACGTACGAGGGCGGAACACACGAATCCGGCTTTAAAACCGGACTCACTCGTGTGATTAACGATTACGCCCGTAAAAATAATATGTTCAAAGATATGGATCCGAACTTAACCGGAGATGATGTCCGTGAAGGATTGACCGCTATTATTTCGATTAAGCACCCTGATCCTCAATTTGAAGGACAGACAAAGACGAAGCTTGGAAACAGTGAAGCGCGTACGGTCACCGATGCGTTATTCTCAGAAGGCTTCTCCAAATTCCTGTTTGAAAATCCAAACATGGCAAGAATTGTAGTGGAAAAAGGTCTAATGGCTTCGAGAGCCCGTATGGCTGCAAAGAAAGCACGTGAGCTTACTCGCCGTAAAAATGCGCTTGAAGTTTCCAACCTTCCTGGTAAATTAGCGGACTGTTCGTCTAAAGATCCCAGTATTTCAGAGATCTACGTGGTTGAGGGTGACTCAGCCGGAGGATCTGCGAAACAGGGCCGGGACCGGCATTTCCAGGCAATTCTTCCTCTGCGCGGAAAAATTATTAACGTAGAGAAAGCTCGCTTAGATAAAATCCTTTCAAATAATGAAGTTCGTGCGATTATTACAGCGCTCGGTACAGGAATCGGAGAGGATTTCGATATTTCTAAAGCCCGCTACCATAAAATCGTCATTATGACGGATGCTGATGTGGACGGAGCTCATATTCGAACGCTTCTTCTAACCTTCTTTTACCGTTATATGCGTCCTTTGATTGAACATGGCTATATTTATATCGCCCAGCCGCCTCTTTATAAAATTCAGCAAGGGAAAGCCGTTTATTATACGTATAGTGATAAGCAGCTTGATACCATGCTTGCAGAGCTGCCAAACTCTCCAAAACCAGGCGTCCAGCGTTACAAAGGTTTAGGAGAGATGAACCCGGAACAACTTTGGGAGACCACAATGGATCCCGAGACAAGGACGCTGCTACAAGTGAGTCTGGAAGACGCGATTGGAGCAGACGAAACCTTTGATATT